ACATGACCCAGCTCATGACCCAGCCAGCCTACAATAACTCCAAATGGAACTGAATGAATAAATATTTTTTCATGGCCGATCCTAAAATAGTGGCTGATAAAAATCACATACTCCCGTTGTCCCCTGCTTTTAAGCATTGTCCTGACCAGCGGTTGAGCCTGCATAAATGATTTCCTGATGTTGTCTTTAAACACAAAGTGTATCCTGGTATTCTTCAGCTCCGGGTAATAGGACAAAGCTGTTAAAATCTCTCTTCTCAGGGTATCAGGAATAACCTTATTTTTGGAAAACTGCTCAAGGTCAATTTCCTGAGGATAGTTTTGTATGGCTATGGCTCCATTATTCATAACCCTACATCTTCAAGAAGCGTGCCCAAGTGTTTTTTCACAGGTTGTGCCAAAATTAATCGTTCTCAATCATACCAAATAAGTTATATTGTGTACTGTTCTCCATACCTTTGAGGAATGAAGATCAACAACCCCGAAATAGAGAAGTACCTCATCCCTCTGAAAATCAAAGAACTTAACAGTATTCAGCAAGCTTCTCTGGAGCAGTATAAACCTGAAAAGGATATGATGCTGCTGGCGCCTACGGGAACCGGTAAAACACTAGCCTTTTTGCTTCCTGCCTTAAACCAACTCCAGTCAGAATCAGAAGCCGTACAAATATTAATACTGGTTCCCTCACGCGAGCTGGCCCTTCAACTGGAGCAGGTGTTTAAAACCATGAGTACTGGTTTTAAGGTTAATTGCTGTTATGGAGGCCATTCTTTTAAAACAGAAACCAATAACCTGCTACACCCTCCTGCTATCCTGATCGGCACACCTGGCAGAATTGCTGATCATCTTAACAGGAAAAGTTTTGAAACGAAACAGATCCGTACTGTAGTCCTGGATGAGTTTGACAAATCTTTGGAACTGGGTTTTGAGGAGGATATGCAATCCATTATTCGGCGTATCCCTCATTTAAAAAGCCGGATTTTAACTTCGGCCACTGAAATGAAGAATATCCCTGACTTTGTCGGTTTTTCAGATCCGGTAGTGATCAATCACCTGTCACAACATCCGGCACCGGATATCGAACTGGTGAATATTCCAACTGACTCGGCAAGTAAACTTGAAACGCTTTTTCAACTGATTTGCAATATTGGGGCTCAGCCTATGCTTGTTTTTTGCAATCATAGAGAAGCCGTTGACAGGATCAGTGATCTGCTCTTCGAAAGGAGTATCATCCATGAGGTATTTCATGGCGGCATGGACCAGGAGGAGCGCGAACGGGCACTTTTAAAATTCAGAAACGGGAGTCACTATGTATTGATAACTACTGACCTGGCTGCAAGAGGCCTTGATATCCCGCAGATCAGGCATATTATTCATTATCAGCTTCCTGTCGGGGAAGATGCCTTCATCCATCGCAACGGAAGAACGGCCAGGATGAAGACCAGTGGCACTGCTTACCTGGTAACAACCGAAAATAATGAAATACCAGCCTATATTAGCCATGACCTGCGCGTAATGTCGCTCAGTATTGATGCCGGAGTTCCGGAAGCACCTGAGTGGGAAACGTTATTCATTAGTGCCGGTAAAAAGGATAAGATCAATAAAGTTGACATTGTGGGTCTTTTCCTGAAAACAGGAGGACTCCAAAAAGATGATCTTGGTCTGATCGAAGTCAAAGACCAGTATGCCTATGCTGCGGTAAAACGCAATCAGGTAAAGGCCATACTCCCAAAGGTAAACAACCAAAAGGTAAAGAGGCAAAAGCTGCGTATCCAGGTAGCCCGGTAATTTCAGGTAAACAGAACCAATTTAAAGTATTCTTAGTTTTAGGGTAATTATTTAGCTAACTTTGCAGCCTTAAATTCGAGAATGGTATGATCGCAGCAAACAATGTTTCTCTACAATACGGTAAGAGAGTCCTTTTTGACGAAGTAAACATCAAATTCAGTGCAGGCAACTGCTACGGTGTTATTGGAGCCAACGGAGCCGGAAAATCCACCTTTTTAAAGATACTTTCAGGAGATATAACTCCGAACTCCGGGAATGTAACTATTGAGCCCGGCAAGAGGATGGCCGTGCTCAAGCAGAACCACTTTGAATTTGACGAGTTCACGGTATTGGATACCGTAATGATGGGCCATACCAAGTTATGGAAGATCATGAAGGAAAAGGACGAGATCTATGCCAAGCCCGATTTTTCTGAAGAAGACGGTATTAAAGCTTCTGAGCTGGAAGCTGAGTTTGCCGAGATGGATGGTTGGAATGCGGAGTCTGATGCTGCTGCGCTTTTAAGCGGCCTGGGTATCGACGAATCAGAGCATTATAACCTGATGAAAGACCTGACTGGTAGTCAGAAAGTAAGGGTACTTTTATCTCAGGCCCTCTTCGGTAACCCTGACATCCTGATCCTGGATGAACCTACCAATGACCTTGACATCCATACGGTAAGCTGGCTGGAAGATTTTCTTCTTGATTTTAAAAATACAGTGATCGTAGTATCTCACGACCGTCACTTTTTAGATACTGTATGCACCCATATCGCCGATATTGATTTTGGTGCCATCAAATTATTTACCGGTAACTATTCATTCTGGTATCAGTCCAGTCAGTTAGCGTTAAGCCAGCGCTCTGCTGCTAACAAGAAAGCTGAAGAAAAGAAAAAAGAACTGCAAGAGTTTATCGCACGCTTTAGTGCCAATGCTTCCAAATCCAAGCAGGCTACCAGCCGAAGGAAGCTTCTCGACAAGATCAATGTTGAAGATATTCAGCCTTCAAACAGACGTTATCCCGCAATCATCTTCAATCAGAAACGTGAGGCCGGAGACCAGATACTTCAAATAGAAGGGCTGAATAAAAAGATAGATGGACGCTCTCTTATCAAAGACCTGGATATTTTTGTTAACAAAGGAGATAAGATCGCTTTTATTGGCAAGGATAGTCTCGCCATCTCTACTCTTTTTCGCATTCTGATGGGGGAAGAAAAAGCTGATTCCGGAGAGTTCAAGTTTGGTCAGACCATCACAACGGCTTATTTGCCCAACGAAAATGAGAAGTACTTTAAAAGCAATGAAAACCTTATAGACTGGCTAAGGCAGTACTCTGATGACGAAAAGGATGAAATATTTATCCGTGGGTTTCTTGGAAAAATGCTCTTTACAGGTGAAGAAACCCTAAAAAAATGCAATGTACTTTCCGGTGGTGAAAAAGTAAGGTGTATGATATCACGGATGATGCTGGCCAGTGCCAACCTGCTGATACTCGACGAACCTACCAACCACCTTGACCTAGAATCTATCACGGCTTTTAACAATGCTTTGAAAGACTTCCCGGGTACAGTCTTGTTCACATCACATGATCATGAGTTTACCCAGACTGTTGCCAACAGGATCATAGAGCTTACACCTAATGGTTTTATGGATAAGCTTATGACCTATGATGACTACATTTCAAGCGAGCAAGTGGCGTCGCAGAGAGAGTCTCTGATGGCATAAAGATATTATAATGAATTTAACCATGACCGGCAACCCGGGCATGGTTAAATTCATAGTTTTATTTGTTCATAACCACCTCAAATACAGTAAGACCTTCATTACACTGTTTGATACTTACCATTCCCCCAAGCCTGTCAGCAATTAATTTGGATTCATAAAGACCGAGCCCGGAACCTTTGGAGGCTTCGGAACCAACAAAAAACATGTCAAAAACCCGCTCTCTTTGCTGGGCAGGGATTCCAATACCGTTGTCTGTAACGGATATTACCACCTGTCCTGGGGCTTGGCCGCGGGCAACACCTATTTTAACCCATTTATTCTTTTGATCGGGGTCCTGAAACTGAACAGCGTTGAGTATAATATTTTCGAGCAATATTCTGAAGAGAAATTGATCTGACCGCAGGCTTATTTCCGCATCGATATCATATTCAAATTTAATGTGATGGAGCTCCTCAGTCTTGGTGATAGACTTAATAATCTGATCCAAAATAGCCTCAATATCCAGCAGACTTTTGGTCACAGGGGTTTTCTTATTTTGGTGTGTACGCAGCAGCCTGCCCAGCATATGGTCCATTTCAAATGCTACTTTCTCCAGGAAGTTCAAAAATTCGAGTCCCTTCTTATCCTTCACCTCCAGCTGCCCGAGGTGGCATAAGCCAAGTATCCTGGCCAGCGGGCCCCGAAGGTCATGGGCCGAGCGGTACGCAAACTCATCAAAGTTTTTATTGGTAGTCACCAATTGACTATAAGCATCATTCAGGTCACGTGTGCGCTCATCTACCTTAGCTTCCAGTGTTTTATAAGCATTGGAATTATCAAGCCCGATAGCGATATAGGTGGCCAACGCACTCAGCAAATCAAATTGATATTGCGAGTAGTCATTCTCGTTAGGGCTTTGCACGCTCAGCACTCCGATAACACGGTCTTCTACCAGCAGGGGAATACACATTAATGATGCTAACAACTTATTCTTCACTTCTTCGATAGATGGAAGGTACTGCTGGTATTCATTTCTGGCATTTCCCAACCATATAGGCTTTTTATTTCTGACAGCCCAGCTTGTAAACCTGTTTCCTGACACTTCGGTTTCATAGCCAGGCATTCTTTCCCCTTTGAATATGCACAAGGCAAAATTTATCTTACCGCTTTCCTCATCATATATACCTATACCGAATTCCGTGGCATCCATTAAGTTAGTCACATGCTCATGTACTTTTACTATGATCTTTTCAAAGTCAAGCATAGAAGAAATTTCCCTGCCTATTTCACTGATTATACGAATGTTCTTGTATGATTTCTCCAACTGCTTTCTCTGCATTTCCAACTCTTCATTCTGAGCGAGAATCTCATCATTCTGGGCAAGCACTTCATCATTGATCAGCACCACCTCTTCCTGCTTTAACTGCAGTTGCTCATGTGCCGCTATCAGCTTCTTGTTTTTCTCCTCAAGCTGGCGGCTTTTATGATCAATCTCCGCTGTTCTTTCTTCCACCAGCTTTTCAAGCCTGCCTTTCTGTTCTTTAATATTATAAACCCTGTACCGGTGCACGCCAATTACAAGTCCTACAAGTAAAGCGCCCGATAGCAGCTTAAACCACCATGTTTGCCAATAAGGGGGAGTTATTATCAGCGTGAGGGTAGCCGGCTCCATTTTCCAGATACCATCATTATTTGATGCCTTAATTTTAAATGTATACTCACCGGGAGGCACATTGGTATAGCTTGCAAAACGTAAGCTACCTTGTGTATAGACCCATTCCTTGTCAAAGCCTTCTAAAATATATGCGTAGCGATTTTTGGAGGGGTTGGAGAAGTGTAATGCAGCAAATTCAAAAGCTATTGAATTTTGATGATACGCAAGTTGCAGTTTATCCATGAAATGGACATGTTTGCCGAGATAAATACCTTGGGATGAGTCCCTAAGCTCAACAGCCTTGTTAAAAAGTCTGATGCTTGTGATGGCTACCTGTGGTAAGGTCTCATTATCAAAAACTTCCTCCGGTCTGAAATAGTTGAGACCATTTATTCCACCGAAAAATAATTCTCCGTCAGGCGCCCTGTAAAATGATCCTGTATTGAATTCATTAGCTTGTAACCCGTCGTTACGATCGTAGTTCCGAAAGGTACCGGTGATCGGATTGAGGCGTGACAAACCTTTATTGGTGCTTACCCATATATAATGATCATCGTCTTCCAAAACACCATAGGTGTGATTATTGGCCAGTCCTTCATTTACTGTATAATGCTCAAATATCCCCTTTTCCCTATTCACCAGCTTGTTTAATCCCCTGCCGGCAGTGGCAACCCAAACTGTATTGTTATGGTCAACCAATACTGATTTTATATAGTTGTCGGAAAGGCTTTCCGGGTCATTAAGATCATAGTAATAGTTTGTCCATTGGTTTGTAGTCTTATTATACATATTCAGTCCATTCCAGGTACCTATCCACAGGTTCCCGTCATGGTCTTCATCTATGGCATAATTTACCTCAAGGCTGCTTATAGAATTTTTCAGGCTGTCAGGTCTGTAGTTAATAAACCGGTCTGTACCCCGCTCATACCTGAAAAGACCTTTCCCATTAGACCCTATCCACATTGTTCCGTCACTATCCTCATAAAACATACGCACATCAGTTGCCTTAAAAGCATACGGGTCGTCCGGGTCCGGCTCGAATCGCCTGAATTTACCTGTTACGGTATTGTACCAGCTCAGCCCTCCATCGCTGGTGCCTATCCACAGTATATTGTCACTATCGAGGCATAAACGGCGAACTACATTGCCATTCATACTATTGGAGTTGCCGGGATCACCAAAAAATCGGGTAACCTCCCCTGTCTTACGGTCAACGTAATTTAATCCCGGGTTTGTACCAACCCATATATTTCCATCACGATCCTTGGTTATAGCCCTTACAATATTGCTGGATAAAGAATTTGGATCGTTCTCTTTGTATTCCAACGTCTTAAATTTAGAAGCATACAGGTCAAACTTATTTAGTCCGCCAAAATATGTGCCTACCCACAATACATTAGACCTGTCTTCATATAGAGTGGTTATCCAGTTATTGCTCAGGCTGCTCAGGTCACCCTCATCTTTTTTGTATTGGGATACAGTTATTTTACCACCTGCTTCCACCAACCGGTTAAGGCCATTCCTGGTACCCACCCATATGTGCCCTTTGCTATCCTGAAAAATATCCGTAACCCTGTTATCAGAAATATTTTGATCATGTGAACCGCTCCCAAAAAGCTCAAACTCATTCGTCTTATGATTATATATATTGAGGCCATTCTGTGTACCTATCCAAAGCCGCTTCTGCCTATCCTCATAAATAGAGGTTATATAATTGCTACTTAGTGAATTAGGAGTATTTGCATGGTAATATCTTTGGAACTTCCCCTTTTGCCGGGAGTATTTATTTAACCCCTCTTCAGTGCCTACCCAAAGATTATTTTCATGGTCTTCAAAAAGGGCGGTAATTACACTACTACTTAAGCTGGAAGGGTCATTATTTTTATGCCGAAAATATACCACCTCACCTCCTACAGAGTCAATCCTGTTGAGACCGTCTGCTGTACCTGCCCATAACACTCCCTGACTATCCACAAGAATACAATTGACATCGTTGGCAGATAACTGTTGCGTGCCGCTGCCTGCTCTGAGATGTGTAAAGTCGTCACTGGATATATCAACAAGATCCAGGCCGACTATAGTGCTTACCAGCAGCCTGTTTTGGCCATAATTAAGGACTTCAGTAGTATAGTTATGTAGTAGTGTGTTATGGTTTTTAAGGTCATTGGTATAGGTAATGAATTCATACCCGTCATACCTGTTGAGTCCATCCTGGGTGGCTACCCATAGAAAACCCTGATCATCCTGGGTGATAGACATGACTGTATTTTGAGAAAGGCCATTATCTATGGTCAGCCTTTCAAACCTGATGTCATTTATCTGCGCAAAAGTGGCATGAAACAGAGAGATTAATAACAGGTTTACCAGAACTATTCCCGCATAAAGTCTGATTTTCATTAATTTAAGAAGCTCAACTTTTTATAAACAATTTCTATTATAATAAATATACTCTTAATTCTTTTAAACCCGAACACGTCAGCAATAAGTTTGTTAATAATTTAACATATAAAATGAAGCATAAGTAAGAGAGATCGAAAGCTGGAATTAAGAGTATTATCTCCAGAAAATCAATCTAAAAAGAGAGGTGGTGAGGGTTATTTTCTTGTTGGGTGCAAATTTAAGTAATATCGCATTCAAAGATGACTTGTTTTTCCTTGAGCCCACCATTCTGCCCCACTTAATGCTTTGTCTAACTCAAATTCTTTAACATCAGGGTGAATAATACCTCGATCTCCACAGCGATTAAGTCATTTAAAACTATTCAAAATGATAAGTCTGCTGGCTGCGACAGTGAGCAGGCTTATCTGACCTTAATTTAAAATGTCGGAAGAACCTTAACTACAAGAATTGTAAATAAAACACTAAACAAGAAGAAACCCCATTCTTTGATAATATACATAATGCCATACTGTCTATACCTTAATGCAAAAAGGGCAGTTATGGCTAACAGGCTAACAATACTGACTGCCGCTGGATAGATTATTAATGTACCAAACCCAGGCATATAATTATACCTGACATACATGAAACATAGCAGATAGGCTAAGGTTGCTATAAAAAATATTACTTTAAGAATTTTCATATCTAATTACAACCAATAATATAAAATAAGTTTTTCATTAGTTACAATCTTCATATTCAGAAACAGGCAGTTCACCTGATAATACCTTCTCTAATTTGTTCTATTATCGTGGCCGAGCCTCCATTTCCCATGTTGTGAATGATAAATGCCAATATCAAAGCACCGGCAGAAATTTAATAGCGAAAAAGGTATACATAATACTAAAGAATAAAAAACCCAGTTCCTTGGCTATTAATTTAAAGGTGTTCCTTTGTTTTCTAACTGAAAATATTACAATTATAACCAGTGTTAGCAAGCTTAATAAAGCTGGTATTATAATCATTGCGCCATTTAAAGCATTTGTGTATCTCACATACATAAAGTCAAGTAAATAGACTACCGTCGACATAAAAAAGACTATTTTAAGCATTTCAGTAGACTTTCGATTATAATCTATGATTACCAGATATAAATATAGAAATGCTAAAAATGTCGGGAAAGCAAAGGTTAAAACTACACCAAATACAAATGTAATAGAGCTATATTCCATTAGTATAACCGATGGAGTACACAATCCACAAATTATAAAAAGTATAATGACTATTCGCTTCAAAATTTTTTCAGCTTTTTTCATAGTGCTCATTTTAATCACAACCTGACTCACTTATAGGTTTCATTTCCCATTTAATCCTTCACTTAATTAGTCATCACTCCTTCACAAACTGGCGCATCTCCCCTTCGTATTGCATAAGAAATCCCTTTTTATTTAATTTAAACTTACGCCTTTCATGTGTTCCACTGATTGGGTATGCATTATTATCCATTTGAAGATTTACCAACAATACCACCTCTTGGGATTTAAACTGATACAATGGTATATCAAGAGGATAATAACCAGGACACCCAATTTTTAAGGTGTCCTGCATTGAGACATAATCAAGTTCAACAATTCGTGTGTTATACCCGGTTGCCTGAATACTGTAACCAGTTTCAGGTTTAGTAACTTTGATTACAGGTGGCACAACCTCCTTCTCTTTATTAGTAACAACCAAGAAAAGTTTAGTCTTCTTCGCCTGAACTGAGGTAAGTACCTCATATTCTGAATAATATTCGCCCCCGCAACTTTTATCATAATACAGATGAATTTGATCATCATCAATAAGATAATATCCCTGACCAAAATAATGGTTATGACTATGATGATCAGAAAATGTAAACCGGTCAGGCTCATTAAAGGAATATTTAATAGTTACTTCAGGAATCGGATCCTCAGTAACATAATTACCTATTAACTTCTGACCTGCCACTTCCAACGGTTGCAAAGAAAGCAGTAACAATGCTATAACAGCAGTGTAACACCTATTCAGGACAATTTGCTGATACCCCTTTTTGAGGCTTGTAGTTTCCGTCATTATCTAATCCGTTTAATTCAATATTAATTACGTTTGAAATATCTAATCTGCTCAAGCACAAACTCTGGAGGTGTACCATCTGGGATTTTTTCTTTCATTAGTATGTTACTCACTATAAAGTCGCCACCTGCAGCTTCATAAATAAGGACATAACTATAAATGAGATAATAAAGGATATTAAACTTAAATAACTAAGTGCTTTATGTTTGGATCTATTTGCCATCTTTACAACTATCCACGCAATGACAAAAATCATTGAGAACAAAAAATAGTAGCCTATTAGGGACATCCACCCCAGGTTTAGCACATCCCAATTGACTATTTGAAATATGGTAAATCCAATAAATCCAATAGAAGTTATTATGTGAAAGTATTTAGTCATATTAAATATTAGTTACAGTCCTTATATTCTGATACAGACAATTCTCCCTTTAGAACCTTTACCATCATTTAAGGTCGGGTCTTCTATTTTATAGTTGCAACCTCGTGTACCTAACTATTCAATATTACTTATAATAGAAGATGTCAGCACCCAGGATGTAACAAATAAAATAAAACTGACTATGCTTAAAGCAATATTTAAAGCAGTTTTTTTCCTGAATAGAAAGTATATCCAAAAGCCTATAAATGGCAGGCTAGCTAGCAGTTGGTATGCAAATAAGGTAGCTAAGCCATAAGTACCTTCCCAATATTTGATATCCATGTATGAGACATAGCCAAACCCCAAGCTGGCGACAATGTAAAATAAGTTTTTCATTAGTTACAATCTTTATATTCAGAAACAGGCAATTCTCCGGAAAGAACTTTCTCAAGTTTGTCATAGTCAGGCCTTTCTCTTGTAGGTTCAATGACTGCCGCAGAGCCACCAATGCTCTCTACATAATCTTTTATCTTGTTTTGATAAGAAGTCCAAACAGGGTTTGCCAGATCCATTATATCCTGTTCTACAGCAAACATAGTTAATTCCCTAAAGCCAGCTTCACCTAATCCGGTTAATCTATCAACGCCCCTTGTATAAAAGGTATAGCTACCATCATCTTGCTTCTCAAAGCCAAACATTCTTTTACCACTAACAGGATGAGTGAAGTTTCTGGGGTCAGTTATAGTAGCAAAAGTCCAGCTAGAAGCGTTATGTTGGATGCAAACTACTGATCCATCATTAAACATGCTAATACTTAAGACACTGCCCACGCAAGTTTGCTGATGTAACCATTTATTATCTTCTGCAAATAGGCTGGGATGAGGAGTAAATGTAGCACCATTAAGTTCATTGATCAGCACAGTTCTAATCTGCTCAAGCACAAACTCAGGAGGCGTACCAGCAGGTAATGTTACGTTTACGGGGAAATAATCCATATTAACGACTACTCCGCTGGCATCCTCTAACTCCTGCACCTGCCAGTCGTCGTATGGACTGAAGCTGTCAACAATGTTCGGGTCGCCTTCCTCCAGTTCCGCAAATCTGTCAATAATGGATTGCGGGACTTCAGCAGTCGCGACATCCTGCCATTTTTGCAAATCTTCACAAGAAATATCATCTATTAAAGCAAAGGGATTCTCCGCTAGCATGCTATTTAAAAAAGAAATGATCTTCTTCTCAACCAAAATACCAATCGGGTCCTCCCCACACGCATCAGAATAGGTTGCAGCAATCTCAGGATCATCGCATAAATTAATATCGTCAAAGTCCCCTCCATCGCAGACTGTCCTGAAAAAATAGAGTCCTAAACCAGCAGTTCGACAATCAATAAATAATCCACCCGTGGTACTGGAAGTACCCCACTCACAATCGGAGCTTCCCCCACCTGTCGAACCACCGCTACTAGCGGAACCACCACCTGAGGAACCACCGCCTGTCGAACCGCCACCACCAGTGGAGCCGCCTCCGGTACTTCCACCTGAACCCGTACCGCCGCCAGTATTACCGCCACCGGTTCCGGAACCTGATCCGCCGCCGCCACCTCCGCCGCCTGTTGAACCACCTCCGTCCCCATCACACGCCGTTCGTCCATTCTTTTTGATGTAATTTCCTGTCTCAGTGCCTCTTCCATTGTTAAAAGCAACTTCGACCAGCAGTGTCCGGTTGATATCCAACACTTTTAAGGTACCTGTAAATGTTCTGGTCTCAAATTCTCCGCCCTTTTCCATGAGCCAACCCTTGTCAGGCTCATATCTGGTGATATAAGGATAGATCTCCCCCTTATGATCTCTCAAAACAATATTTTCAAAGCCCGGATCTTCCGGGGCTGTTGATAATATCAACGAATACCTGACAATATCTTTGTAAGGATTTTCAACTTTTATGGCCTCTGATAGCTTCACTTCGCCAAAATCGAAACTTTGTGTTCTCCCATTGGATGAGCCTGAAGGGTTAAAGCCCTGAAGTATATTCATCAAATGAGCATCCTCCCGGGCGTTGATGTTTTCATAAGTGACTTTTTCTACGTTCACCGCTTCTTTTACAACCTTCTCTTCAGTACAGGAGAGCCATAAAAAAGGGATTAAGAAGAGCATGCAAACTTGTAATGTTTTGTTTTTCATTATTCAGCATTTAAGGTTTATTGTTGATCCGGTGTTCTGACCAATCAAGTGAAACAAATGATTAAAGTAAGTATAGGGGCGGTATTAGTATAGCTCAGTTCTCCGGTATATTCACCGGGTCTTTGATCAGGAATAGTTGCAGGGTTTCGCGCAGGTGGCGGAGCTGTTCTACGTGGCCTTTCATGCTGTAGTGCATCAGCTCAAAGCCACACTCGCAGACTTCGAGCTGGTTGGCACGCTGCCCCGGCTCGCAGAGGCCGTTTTCGTAGATGAGCTGCGCAAAGTCCATATTGGTGCTTTCGTAGGCTTCGGCCCAGCAGGGTCGTGTTTTTTATCAGATTATTGAGGCTCTCCAGCAGGAGGCTGTACTTGTTGAGGGAGGCTCCCCAGGGAGTATTGGTGTTTTCCATAATTCACATGTTGTGATCTTTTATTATCATTTCGAGGCCAATAACAGGTTGCGTAGCCTATTATTAGCGTTTGCCAATTTATCATATATGGGGATGCTTAAACCTATGGCTGCTATCGTGGAGGCGTTGGTATTTCCTGATCGCGTGACCGGAAAAGAACCAGTTAAATTTTGACAGGCCATTTTAAAAGTTTTCAAAACTATTATTATTATCCGTTAATAAAAAAGCAAATTAATGCCGTTACTTACATACTCAGACCGTACTCTCATAGCTTTTACAAAGCTTTAACATATTGTTAATCAGATTGTTTACTGTTTTTAATGTGACAATGAGCCCAATTGTCTTACATCAGAGCAAACAATACTATCAAAAGTGCGGCGGTTGTTTTGTTTATTGACTTAGGTTATTTGTTGACTGGTTTTGCACAAAAGGCAAACTGTTGATGGTTTCTTCATATTCATACAATACCCGCTGGTATTCTTCTGTTCCTGGCAGCAGCTCAGGCACAAATACACGGCCCAAATAAGCAAGCCAGTTCAAAGCATTATTATGCTGTAATGAATCAGCTACACTTATATGGCTTTGCATTACAAACTAACAAACTAATTAATAGCCAACCACAAGTAAAAGAGATTTTATAAGACGGGCTGCGGCTTCATTGTACTTAATGTTATAAGACTTATAAAATGGTTTGGTCAAACGGTCAATTTGATCTAATAATATACATAGAAATTTTATCTGTTATCAATTGCATTCGGTAGTTAATATGCACGAAAGCGTATAATTTCCTTTCCAGCATTTAAAATTAATCGGTTGCTAAAATTAGCTGAAGAATACTGGTCGATAACCACTTTATGTACCTTTACAATGCTCAAAACATAATTGTCATTTAAACAATTACCCTCAATACTTTGGGGCATTCCCAAAAAAAGGCATAAAAAAAGCCGGCAAAAAGCCGGCTTGATTTCAAATGCACTATATATTCTTTATATATAAATTAAGCAAGTTTCACGTTCACTGCATTCAAACCCTTTCTTCCTTCTACAAGGTCGAAAGTAACTTCGTCATTTTCTCGGATTTCGTCAATTAAACCTG
This region of Fulvivirga ulvae genomic DNA includes:
- a CDS encoding ABC-F family ATP-binding cassette domain-containing protein, encoding MIAANNVSLQYGKRVLFDEVNIKFSAGNCYGVIGANGAGKSTFLKILSGDITPNSGNVTIEPGKRMAVLKQNHFEFDEFTVLDTVMMGHTKLWKIMKEKDEIYAKPDFSEEDGIKASELEAEFAEMDGWNAESDAAALLSGLGIDESEHYNLMKDLTGSQKVRVLLSQALFGNPDILILDEPTNDLDIHTVSWLEDFLLDFKNTVIVVSHDRHFLDTVCTHIADIDFGAIKLFTGNYSFWYQSSQLALSQRSAANKKAEEKKKELQEFIARFSANASKSKQATSRRKLLDKINVEDIQPSNRRYPAIIFNQKREAGDQILQIEGLNKKIDGRSLIKDLDIFVNKGDKIAFIGKDSLAISTLFRILMGEEKADSGEFKFGQTITTAYLPNENEKYFKSNENLIDWLRQYSDDEKDEIFIRGFLGKMLFTGEETLKKCNVLSGGEKVRCMISRMMLASANLLILDEPTNHLDLESITAFNNALKDFPGTVLFTSHDHEFTQTVANRIIELTPNGFMDKLMTYDDYISSEQVASQRESLMA
- a CDS encoding two-component regulator propeller domain-containing protein; translated protein: MKIRLYAGIVLVNLLLISLFHATFAQINDIRFERLTIDNGLSQNTVMSITQDDQGFLWVATQDGLNRYDGYEFITYTNDLKNHNTLLHNYTTEVLNYGQNRLLVSTIVGLDLVDISSDDFTHLRAGSGTQQLSANDVNCILVDSQGVLWAGTADGLNRIDSVGGEVVYFRHKNNDPSSLSSSVITALFEDHENNLWVGTEEGLNKYSRQKGKFQRYYHANTPNSLSSNYITSIYEDRQKRLWIGTQNGLNIYNHKTNEFELFGSGSHDQNISDNRVTDIFQDSKGHIWVGTRNGLNRLVEAGGKITVSQYKKDEGDLSSLSNNWITTLYEDRSNVLWVGTYFGGLNKFDLYASKFKTLEYKENDPNSLSSNIVRAITKDRDGNIWVGTNPGLNYVDRKTGEVTRFFGDPGNSNSMNGNVVRRLCLDSDNILWIGTSDGGLSWYNTVTGKFRRFEPDPDDPYAFKATDVRMFYEDSDGTMWIGSNGKGLFRYERGTDRFINYRPDSLKNSISSLEVNYAIDEDHDGNLWIGTWNGLNMYNKTTNQWTNYYYDLNDPESLSDNYIKSVLVDHNNTVWVATAGRGLNKLVNREKGIFEHYTVNEGLANNHTYGVLEDDDHYIWVSTNKGLSRLNPITGTFRNYDRNDGLQANEFNTGSFYRAPDGELFFGGINGLNYFRPEEVFDNETLPQVAITSIRLFNKAVELRDSSQGIYLGKHVHFMDKLQLAYHQNSIAFEFAALHFSNPSKNRYAYILEGFDKEWVYTQGSLRFASYTNVPPGEYTFKIKASNNDGIWKMEPATLTLIITPPYWQTWWFKLLSGALLVGLVIGVHRYRVYNIKEQKGRLEKLVEERTAEIDHKSRQLEEKNKKLIAAHEQLQLKQEEVVLINDEVLAQNDEILAQNEELEMQRKQLEKSYKNIRIISEIGREISSMLDFEKIIVKVHEHVTNLMDATEFGIGIYDEESGKINFALCIFKGERMPGYETEVSGNRFTSWAVRNKKPIWLGNARNEYQQYLPSIEEVKNKLLASLMCIPLLVEDRVIGVLSVQSPNENDYSQYQFDLLSALATYIAIGLDNSNAYKTLEAKVDERTRDLNDAYSQLVTTNKNFDEFAYRSAHDLRGPLARILGLCHLGQLEVKDKKGLEFLNFLEKVAFEMDHMLGRLLRTHQNKKTPVTKSLLDIEAILDQIIKSITKTEELHHIKFEYDIDAEISLRSDQFLFRILLENIILNAVQFQDPDQKNKWVKIGVARGQAPGQVVISVTDNGIGIPAQQRERVFDMFFVGSEASKGSGLGLYESKLIADRLGGMVSIKQCNEGLTVFEVVMNK
- a CDS encoding DEAD/DEAH box helicase, whose amino-acid sequence is MKINNPEIEKYLIPLKIKELNSIQQASLEQYKPEKDMMLLAPTGTGKTLAFLLPALNQLQSESEAVQILILVPSRELALQLEQVFKTMSTGFKVNCCYGGHSFKTETNNLLHPPAILIGTPGRIADHLNRKSFETKQIRTVVLDEFDKSLELGFEEDMQSIIRRIPHLKSRILTSATEMKNIPDFVGFSDPVVINHLSQHPAPDIELVNIPTDSASKLETLFQLICNIGAQPMLVFCNHREAVDRISDLLFERSIIHEVFHGGMDQEERERALLKFRNGSHYVLITTDLAARGLDIPQIRHIIHYQLPVGEDAFIHRNGRTARMKTSGTAYLVTTENNEIPAYISHDLRVMSLSIDAGVPEAPEWETLFISAGKKDKINKVDIVGLFLKTGGLQKDDLGLIEVKDQYAYAAVKRNQVKAILPKVNNQKVKRQKLRIQVAR